CTGCCGGGTGACTACTACCACTTCGATCCTGTGCACCATCGCCTCGCCGGTGAGCGTACCGGTCGTAGCTTCCGCTTGGGCGACACCGTTGAAGTGCGCGTCATGCGCGTCGACCTCGACGAGCGCAAGATCGACTTCGAGATGGCCGAAAAAACCATCAGCGCACCGATCGGTCGCAAAAAGCGCGGCACTGAAACTGCAGCACCTGCTATCAAAACAGCTGCCGAGCCAGTACTGGCCAAGGCCGGGCGTCGTCCGGCCAAGGAAAAGGCCGTCGAGGCCTATCGTCCGAGCGATGCGGCGGCAAAAAATGCCGAGTTGCGCAAAAGTCGTGAAATGAAACAGGCATTGCTGTCTGAAGCGAAAAGCGGCGGTAAAGCGGCGTCTGGGGGAAAGACCGGGCGGTCGGCGCCTGACAAGGCCTCCGGCGGCAAGCCAGCCAAACCGAGCAAACACCGTAAAGGCCCGCCAAAAGCGGGTTCCGCTCCAGCCGCCAGAAGCGGCGGGGCGCGTAAACCTAAGGCCAAGTCATGAGTCAGTTGGAAAAGATCTACGGCGTGCACGCAGTAGAAGCGTTGCTGCGTCACCACCCAAAACGCGTCAAGCAGATCTGGCTGGCTGAAGGCCGCAGCGATCCGCGCGTTCAGACGCTGATCGAACTCGCTGCCGAAAATCGCGTGGCCGTCGGTCAGGCAGAGCGTCGCGAGCTGGACGCCTGGGTTGAAGGCGTGCACCAGGGCGTGGTGGCGGACGTCAGCCCGAGCCAGGTCTGGGGCGAGGCCATGCTCGACGAGCTGCTCGATCGCACCGAAGGCGCGCCTTTGCTGCTGGTGCTCGACGGCGTGACCGATCCGCACAACCTCGGCGCTTGCCTGCGTTCGGCCGATGCGGCCGGCGCGCTGGCGGTGATCGTGCCGAAGGACAAATCAGCCACGCTGACCCCGACGGTTCGAAAAGTTGCTTGTGGCGCGGCGGAAGTGATTCCGTTGGTCGCCGTGACCAACCTGGCGCGCACCCTGGAAAAACTCAAGCAGCGCGGCTTGTGGGTCGTCGGTACGGCGGGCGAGGCTGAACAGGATCTGTATCAGCAGGACCTGACGGGGCCGACCATCCTGATCATGGGGGCCGAAGGTAGCGGCATGCGCCGCCTGACTCGCGACCTTTGCGACTATTTGGTACGCCTGCCGATGGCTGGCAGCGTCAGCAGCCTCAACGTGTCCGTCGCCACCGGCGTCTGCCTGTTCGAAGCGCTGCGCCAGCGTGGCGTCAAAGCCGCCGGGACCGCCAAAAAGTCCTGACACTCCTCTGCAGGAGTCGCCGCAGGCGGCTCCTGCAAGTGTTCGGCTTTCCAGTCGAAGTGATTGTTCAAATAATCACCAATTGCCTTGCACCTCCCTCGACCCTTCTCTACAATTGCGCCCCTTGCTGTGACGGCAGGCACGCATGTGTCTATCGCAAGCAAGTCCATAAGTGTCATTCACTCCTTGTCTGACCGCTTTTGAGCGGCAGGCTACAACCCGTAAGGAGCATTCATGCGTCATTACGAAATCATCTTTTTGGTCCACCCGGATCAAAGCGAGCAAGTCGGCGGCATGGTTGAGCGTTACACCAAGCTGATCGAAGAAGACGGCGGCAAAATCCACCGTCTGGAAGATTGGGGCCGTCGTCAACTGGCCTACGCAATCAACAATGTTCACAAGGCTCACTACGTGATGCTGAACGTTGAGTGCACTGGCAAGGCCCTGGCCGAGCTGGAAGACAACTTCCGCTACAACGATGCAGTGATCCGTAACCTGGTCATCCGTCGCGAAGAAGCCGTTACCGGCCAATCCGAGATGCTCAAGGCTGAAGAAAACCGCAGTGAGCGCCGTGAGCGTCGCGACCGTCCTGAGCACTCCGACGCTGAAGGCGTTGACAGTGATGACAGCGACAACAGCGATAACGCTGACGAGTAATCCACGGACCTTTTGAGGAGCCTATTACATGGCACGTTTCTTCCGTCGTCGTAAATTCTGCCGCTTCACCGCTGAAGACGTGAAAGAGATCGATTACAAAGATCTCAACACTCTGAAAGCTTACGTATCCGAGACCGGCAAAATCGTTCCAAGCCGCATCACCGGTACCAAAGCACGTTATCAGCGTCAGCTGGCCACCGCTATCAAGCGCGCCCGCTTCCTGGCCCTGCTGGCCTACACCGACAGCCACGGCCGCTGAGACCGGGCAGTCGACACGTAGCAAAGGATTGAATGCATGCGCGCCTTAGCTGAGTTCATCATGCGCGGCCGTATGCAGGCCACTCTGGTAGTGGCCGGATGCGCAACATTGCCGTTGTTGTATTGGTTGGGTGCTGCCGCTGGATGCCTTGTGCTCCTGCGGCGCGGATTGAAGGACGCCGTTGGCGTACTTGCTCTGGGACTGCTGCCGGCGTTGATCTGGTGGCTTTTCTTCGACGACCCACGGGCACTTCTGGTGCTGCTGGGGTCTTCGAGCCTTGCGTTGGTTTTGCGCGCAAGCGAGTCCTGGAACCGCGTGCTGCTGGTCAGCATAGCGATGGGATTGGTGTTTTCAGTGGTGCTGGGGGCGGCTTTTGCGCCCCAGATCGAGATGCTGGCGCAGGCTTTGATAAAAGTCATGCCGTCGCTACTCGGTGAGGTCTACCAGCAATTGTCGGTAGACGAGCAAGCGCGCTTTGCGTCCCTGATTGCACCGGTCCTGACTGGCCTGATTGCGGCGTTGTTGCAAATCGTCAGTGTGCTGAGCCTGATTGTCGGGCGCTACTGGCAGGCGTTGTTGTACAACCCGGGTGGTTTTGGTCGCGAGTTTCGCGCCATCCGAATCCCGCTGGGACCGGCGATGTTGCTGCTGGCGTTAATGCTTCTGGGGCCAAATCTTGGCCCGCAGATGGCCATGTTGACGCCGTTGTGCAGCGTACCGCTGGTGTTCGCCGGGCTGGCCCTGATTCACGGGCTGGTGGCGCAAAAGCGACTGGCCAAGTTCTGGCTGGTGGGGTTGTACGTCACGCTGTTGCTGTTCATGCAGCTGATCTATCCGTTGCTGGTGGTTCTGGCCATCGTCGACAGCCTGATTGATTTTCGCGGTCGTTCGGCACCGAAAGATGCCGATAGCGCGAACGGTGAAGGTTAAAAGTTAAGAGGATTTTCACATGCAACTGATCCTTCTGGAAAAAGTCACCAACCTGGGCAACCTGGGTGACAAAGTGAACGTTAAGGCTGGTTACGGTCGTAACTACCTGCTGCCATACGGCAAAGCTACCGCTGCGACCCCAGCCAACCTGGCTGCGTTCGAAGAGCGTCGCGCTGAGCTGGAAAAAGCCGCAGCAGACCGTAAAGCATCGGCTGAAAGCCGCGCCGCCCAACTGGCTGAGCTGGAAGTGACTATCACTGCCACCGCCGGTGACGAAGGCAAGCTGTTCGGTTCGATCGGCACCCACGACATCGCTGATGCACTGACCGCCTCTGGCGTTGAAGTTGCAAAAAGCGAAGTTCGTCTGCCGAACGGCACTATCCGCAACGTAGGCGAATTCGACGTAGCCGTGCACCTGCACGCCGAAGTTGAAGCCACCGTACGCGTTGTCGTGGTAGCAGCTTAAGCAGTACTTGTCGGCTGGCACCCTCGGGTGCTTGCCGGTAACATCGGGCACGATCCTGTTTACAGGTCGTGCCCTTTGTCTTTCTGCAGTTCCTGATTTTCACAACCTCTGCTTCTCCTGAATAAACCAAGTGGCCATGAACGATATCTCCGCTCCCGAGCAATACGATCTGCAAACCGCTGCCCTGAAGGTGCCGCCGCATTCCATCGAGGCCGAACAGGCCGTGCTCGGTGGGTTGATGCTGGACAACAACGCCTGGGAACGCGTGCTCGATCAAGTCTCCGACGGCGATTTCTATCGGCATGACCACCGCCTGATCTTCCGTGCCATCGCCAAACTGGCGGACCAGAACCAGCCAATCGACGTCGTGACCCTGGCCGAGCAATTGGACAAGGAAGGTCAGACGTCCCAGGTCGGCGGTCTCGGTTACCTTGGCGAACTGGCAAAAAACACGCCGTCCGTCGCCAACATCAAGGCCTATGCCCAGATCGTTCGCGAGCGGGCAACCCTGCGCCAATTGATCGGCATCAGTACCGAAATCGCCGACAGCGCTTTCAACCCTGAAGGCCGCACCGCCGCCGAGATTCTCGACGAGGCCGAACGGCAGATCTTCCAGATTGCCGAGGCTCGTCCGAAAACCGGCGGCCCGGTCAGCGTCAACGACCTGCTGACCAAGGCCATCGACCGCATCGACACCTTGTTCAACACCGACAACTCGATCACCGGCCTGTCCACTGGTTACACCGACCTCGACGAGAAGACCAGTGGCCTGCAACCGGCCGACCTGATCATCGTCGCCGGCCGTCCGTCCATGGGTAAAACCACCTTTGCGATGAACCTGGTGGAAAACGCCGTGCTGCGCAGCGAGAAGGCTGTCCTGGTTTACTCCCTCGAGATGCCAGGCGAATCGCTGATCATGCGTATGCTGTCGTCCCTCGGTCGTATCGACCAGACCAAGGTCCGGGCCGGTCGCCTGGAAGACGACGACTGGCCACGCCTGACGTCGGCGGTCAACCTGCTCAATGATCGCAAGTTGTTCATCGACGACACGGCGGGTATCAGCCCCTCGGAAATGCGCGCCCGGACCCGTCGTCTGGTGCGTGAGCACGGTGAGATCGGTCTGATCATGATCGACTACCTGCAACTGATGCAGATCCCGGGGTCCAGTGGTGACAACCGGACCAACGAGATTTCCGAGATCTCCCGGTCCCTGAAAGCCCTGGCCAAGGAATTCAACTGCCCGGTGGTGGCACTGTCCCAGCTCAACCGTTCCCTGGAGCAACGCCCGAACAAGCGCCCGGTGAACTCCGACTTGCGGGAATCGGGAGCGATCGAGCAGGACGCCGACGTGATCATGTTCGTTTACCGGGACGAGGTGTATCACCCGGAAACCGAACACAAAGGCATTGCCGAAATCATCATCGGCAAGCAGCGTAACGGCCCGATCGGCTTTATCCGCCTGGCTTTCATCGGCAAATACACCCGATTTGAAAACCTGGCGCCGGGTAGCTACAACTTCGACGACGATGAATAACCTGTGCGGGGACTTTGTGGCGAGGGAGCTTGCTCCCGCTGGGTTGCGTAGCAGCCCCAAAACCTGCAGTCATCCTGTTTCAGGTGCGCCGTATTTGCATATGTTGCGACTGCTTCGCAGTCGAGCGGGAGCAAGCTCCCTCGCCACAGGGGTTGCGTATATCGCTCGCTGATTTCCGACCATAGCCGTCGGAATTGGTCAAAATTTGTGCTATATTCCGCGCCCGCGAAATTCAATGAAAGCCAACACCGGTTATCGACATGCAAGCAGCCAAGCCGTTATTTGACTATCCCAAGTACTGGGCCGAATGTTTCGGGCCAGCGCCATTCCTGCCCATGAGCAGGGAGGAGATGGATCAGCTCGGCTGGGATTCCTGCGACATCATCATCGTCACCGGTGATGCCTACGTCGACCATCCGTCGTTCGGCATGGCGATCATCGGCCGGCTGCTGGAGGCCCAGGGCTTCCGCGTCGGGATCATCGCGCAGCCGAACTGGCAGTCCAAAGACGACTTCATGAAGCTCGGCGAGCCGAACCTGTTTTTCGGTGTCGCGGCCGGCAACATGGACTCGATGATCAACCGCTACACCGCCGACAAGAAAATCCGTTCCGACGACGCCTACACTCCCGGTGGCCTGGCAGGCAAACGTCCGGACCGCGCGAGCCTGGTTTACAGCCAGCGCTGCAAGGAAGCCTATAAGCACGTGCCGATTGTGCTCGGCGGCATCGAAGCCTCCCTGCGCCGCATCGCCCACTACGATTACTGGCAGGATCGGGTGCGTAACTCGATCCTGATCGACGCCTGCGCCGACATCCTGCTCTACGGCAACGCCGAGCGTGCGATCGTCGAAGTCGCCCAGCGCCTGTCCTACGGTCACAAGATCGAAGACATCACTGATGTGCGCGGCACCGCGTTCATCCGCCGTGATACGCCGCAAGGCTGGTACGAAGTCGATTCCACGCGCATCGACCGTCCGGGCAAGATCGACAAGATCATCAACCCGTACGTCAACACCCAGGACACCGCCGCCTGCGCCATCGAGCAGGAAAAGGGGCCGGTTGAAGACCCTGGCGAGGCTAAGGTCGTACAGATCCTGGCCAGCCCGAAAATGACTCGCGACAAGACCGTCATTCGTCTGCCGTCGGTTGAAAAAGTCCGTGGCGATGCGGTGCTTTACGCTCACGCCAACCGCGTGCTGCACCTGGAAACCAACCCGGGCAACGCCCGTGCGTTGGTGCAAAAGCATGGCGAGGTAGACGTCTGGTTCAACCCGCCGCCGATTCCGATGACCACCGAAGAAATGGACTACGTGTTCGGCATGCCTTACGCGCGCGTTCCGCACCCGGCGTACGGCAAGGAAAAGATCCCGGCCTACGAGATGATCCGTTTCTCGGTGAACATCATGCGTGGCTGCTTCGGCGGCTGCACCTTCTGCTCGATCACCGAGCACGAAGGCCGGATCATCCAGAACCGTTCCGAAGAGTCGATTATTCGCGAAATCGAA
The Pseudomonas sp. GR 6-02 genome window above contains:
- the rpsR gene encoding 30S ribosomal protein S18 produces the protein MARFFRRRKFCRFTAEDVKEIDYKDLNTLKAYVSETGKIVPSRITGTKARYQRQLATAIKRARFLALLAYTDSHGR
- the dnaB gene encoding replicative DNA helicase, with protein sequence MNDISAPEQYDLQTAALKVPPHSIEAEQAVLGGLMLDNNAWERVLDQVSDGDFYRHDHRLIFRAIAKLADQNQPIDVVTLAEQLDKEGQTSQVGGLGYLGELAKNTPSVANIKAYAQIVRERATLRQLIGISTEIADSAFNPEGRTAAEILDEAERQIFQIAEARPKTGGPVSVNDLLTKAIDRIDTLFNTDNSITGLSTGYTDLDEKTSGLQPADLIIVAGRPSMGKTTFAMNLVENAVLRSEKAVLVYSLEMPGESLIMRMLSSLGRIDQTKVRAGRLEDDDWPRLTSAVNLLNDRKLFIDDTAGISPSEMRARTRRLVREHGEIGLIMIDYLQLMQIPGSSGDNRTNEISEISRSLKALAKEFNCPVVALSQLNRSLEQRPNKRPVNSDLRESGAIEQDADVIMFVYRDEVYHPETEHKGIAEIIIGKQRNGPIGFIRLAFIGKYTRFENLAPGSYNFDDDE
- the rpsF gene encoding 30S ribosomal protein S6; translation: MRHYEIIFLVHPDQSEQVGGMVERYTKLIEEDGGKIHRLEDWGRRQLAYAINNVHKAHYVMLNVECTGKALAELEDNFRYNDAVIRNLVIRREEAVTGQSEMLKAEENRSERRERRDRPEHSDAEGVDSDDSDNSDNADE
- the rlmB gene encoding 23S rRNA (guanosine(2251)-2'-O)-methyltransferase RlmB, whose protein sequence is MSQLEKIYGVHAVEALLRHHPKRVKQIWLAEGRSDPRVQTLIELAAENRVAVGQAERRELDAWVEGVHQGVVADVSPSQVWGEAMLDELLDRTEGAPLLLVLDGVTDPHNLGACLRSADAAGALAVIVPKDKSATLTPTVRKVACGAAEVIPLVAVTNLARTLEKLKQRGLWVVGTAGEAEQDLYQQDLTGPTILIMGAEGSGMRRLTRDLCDYLVRLPMAGSVSSLNVSVATGVCLFEALRQRGVKAAGTAKKS
- a CDS encoding YgiQ family radical SAM protein, with the protein product MQAAKPLFDYPKYWAECFGPAPFLPMSREEMDQLGWDSCDIIIVTGDAYVDHPSFGMAIIGRLLEAQGFRVGIIAQPNWQSKDDFMKLGEPNLFFGVAAGNMDSMINRYTADKKIRSDDAYTPGGLAGKRPDRASLVYSQRCKEAYKHVPIVLGGIEASLRRIAHYDYWQDRVRNSILIDACADILLYGNAERAIVEVAQRLSYGHKIEDITDVRGTAFIRRDTPQGWYEVDSTRIDRPGKIDKIINPYVNTQDTAACAIEQEKGPVEDPGEAKVVQILASPKMTRDKTVIRLPSVEKVRGDAVLYAHANRVLHLETNPGNARALVQKHGEVDVWFNPPPIPMTTEEMDYVFGMPYARVPHPAYGKEKIPAYEMIRFSVNIMRGCFGGCTFCSITEHEGRIIQNRSEESIIREIEEIRDKVPGFTGVISDLGGPTANMYRIACKTPEIESACRKPSCVFPGICPNLNTDHSSLIQLYRSARALPGVKKILIASGLRYDLAVESPEYVKELVTHHVGGYLKIAPEHTEEGPLNQMMKPGIGSYDKFKRMFEKYTKEAGKEQYLIPYFIAAHPGTTDEDMMNLALWLKGNGFRADQVQAFYPSPMATATAMYHSGKNPLRKVTYKSDGVTIVKSEEQRRLHKAFLRYHDPKGWPMLREALTRMGRADLIGPGKNQLIPLHQPATDSYQSARRKNSTPAGSHKVAKETTTKILTQHTGLPPRASDGGNPWDKREQAKAAAFARNQQAAKERKDAAKGKGPKPARKPVVPR
- the rplI gene encoding 50S ribosomal protein L9 is translated as MQLILLEKVTNLGNLGDKVNVKAGYGRNYLLPYGKATAATPANLAAFEERRAELEKAAADRKASAESRAAQLAELEVTITATAGDEGKLFGSIGTHDIADALTASGVEVAKSEVRLPNGTIRNVGEFDVAVHLHAEVEATVRVVVVAA